The genomic region AAATGGATGAGTTCAGGAAACAGTTTTATACCTACTCAGGTGCATTGAGCCTCCTTTTTGTGCCTATCATGATACTGGGTTTTATCTTTGCCAAAGAAATCATGATTATTATTGGCGGGAAGGAATATGAAAGCGGAGCCATTATTTTCAGAATATTCACCATTTTCGGCCTCTTAACTCCACTCGACCGTTTTACCGGTATTGCCCTCGACAGCCTGAACCGTCCCGACCTGAATTTTTATAAAATTATCTTCATGGTTACAGCCAATGTCATCGGAGATTTAATTGCCGTATTTGTTTTCCAGAAACTTGAGATGGTGGCATGGGTTACTCTGGCTTTTCTCATCATTGGAGCAGTTTCAGGCTTATTTTTCACCAAATCAACCGCAAAAATTGAATTTTCCAAAATTCTTTCCTATGGTTATCAGTTTTACCGCTATTACTTCAAAAAGTACCTGCATTCAAACAGTGCATGACATAAAAAATTGAAAAGAGAATGATTTACAACAAAAAGACAGTATCTGAATACATCCGTTCGCCATTGGTGCTTTTTGCCTTGTTGATTGTTTTAGCCATTACAGCATATTTTTTCTCAAAGATTTCCATTCCGCTTATTCTTTTACTGATAAGCATTCCGCTAATTGTAGTCTATTTCTTTTATATTGTTCAAAATCCTTCTTTAGGCCTCATTACGATAGTGATTTTTTCCTTTATTATTCCTGGGATTTCACGTTATCTGCCCGGAGAAAACAAGCTTGGTTTAATCATTGACGCTCTTCTCGTATTAACTTATATTGCCTGTCTTTTCAACGGAAAAATCTTTAAAAACAAGCACCATTTAATAAAAATTGACTTACTTCTGTTATCCGTGTTTTGGATGCTGTACAATATTTTACAATTATTTAATCCCTATACGGCTTATGCGGGAGCATGGTTTGCCGTTGTCAGGCCCATCGCTTTGTATCTTTTGCTGGCTTTACCACTTGCCTCCATGTTAATTGTCAACAACCGGACATTTAACATTATTTTGATTATCTGGGGCATTTTCAGCATTCTGGGGACTATTAAAGCCGCTTTACAGATATACATCGGGCTGGATCAGTATGAACAAATCTGGTTTAATGAAGTCGGTTATTTAACTCATTTTGTCAACAATCACCTGAGAGCATTTTCTTTTTATACAGATGCCGGACAGTTTGGTGCCGCACAGGGACATGCGGCTGTGATAGGATTTATCATGATGACAGCAGTCAAAAACAAGAGACTTAAATTCTTTTATGCATTGATGGGACTTTCAGGTCTGTACGGTATGATACTTTCCGGAACCAGAGGGGCCGTGTTTGTGCCTTATATTGCAGCTTTAGCCTATGTTATTCTGAGGAAAAATATTCGCATGGCTCTGCTCGCCTTGTTTTTATCGGCAATGGCTTTCGGATTTCTGAAATTTACCTACATAGGAAACCAAAATTATTTTATCTACCGCATGCGTACAGCTTTCGACCCCAATGATGCCTCACTTCAGGTTCGTATTGAAAATCAACGCCTTTTCAAACAATACCTCCGTGACAAACCCTTTGGCGGGGGTGTGGGAATGGCTGGTTACTGGGGACAACATTACGGGGTGGATTCTCCCCTTGCCAGAATTGCCACCGACAGCTGGTATGTTCAGATCTGGGCGGAAGAAGGAATTATCGGACTCATACTCTACCTCTCCATTCTCATCTACATACTTGCCAAAGGGAGCTATATCATCATGTTCCGGCTTAAAAATGAGGAAAATATCACAAAAATGATTGCCTTGATGGCAGGACTTGCGGGTGTGGCAGTTGCCAGCTACGGTAACAATGTGATCGGCCAGATACCTACCTCTTTCCTGACTTATTTCAGCATTGCATTTATTTTCGGTGCTCAGGAACTTGAAAACGAACTGAACCAAAAACAATTAACGTCCTGATTTAAGTATGTTAAAAAACTATCCAAAGGTCTCCATCATTACGGTCAATTTCAGGCAAAACCTTACTACGCTTGAGTTTCTAAAATCAATATTTTCAATTACTTATCCCAATTTTGAAGTGCTGGTGGTTGACAATGGCTCCCTCGCCTATCCTGCTGAATTTGTAACACAATATCCGGATATAAAACTCATTGTCAGCAGGGAAAACAAAGGATTTGCCGGAGGTAACAATCTTGCCATAAAAGAATCAACAGGGGAATATCTGCTGTTTATCAATAATGATACTGAAGTAGAAAAGGGATTTCTCGAACCACTGGTTGAAAGGGCAGTCAGCTCTCCCGATGTTGGCATGGTCAGCCCGAAAATTATTTTCTTTCATGATAAGAAAACCATACAATATGCAGGTTATACCGCCCTTAACCCGATGACCATGAGAAATAAAACCATTGGAGCCGGACAAACTGACAATGGTAATTTCGACAAAGCCTGCCCTACAGCCTATGCTCATGGTGCCGCCATGCTGGTTCCCGGAAAAGTCATTGAAGCAGCCGGCACAATGGATGAAAGTTTCTTTCTGTATTATGAAGAGCTGGATTGGGCTATACGAATTAAAAAAGCTGGTTTTACCATCTGGTATGAACCTCAGTCGGTCGTTTATCATAAGGAATCGGTCAGTACGGGCAGAAACAGCCCGCTGAAGACCTATTACATGAACCGGAACCGAATAAGATTGCTCAGAAAACACTTTAAACCATTGCAGGTTCTGACCGGTTTAATCTACCTTTTTTCTGTTGCTTTGGTTAAAAACATGATTATCTTTCTTGTTAAAGGAGAAAAGGAAAACATGAAAAGCCTTTTAAACGCTTATGGATTGTTAAAACAGAAACTATGCTGATCACCATTTCATTACATAGTGTTCCTGATTTTATCCAGTTGATATTATTGCTGTATTTTCTCTTTTCAGCCTTGTATTTTCTTGTTTTTGCCATTGCCGGAAATTTCAGCTACAGAAAACATTTTCCAAAAGCCTCAAAACTGAATAAAATAGCGGTTCTTATTCCTGCTTACCGGGAAGATGCAGTCATCCTCCACACGGTCAGGCATGCATTGAAACTTAATTACCCGGGTGATTTGTATGATGTCATCATTGCTGCTGATCATCTTCAACCTGAAACTCTGCAGCAATTGTCAGAAACCCAAGCTATTGTCGTTGAACTCAATTTGAATCAAAGCTCAAAAGCAAAAGCATTGACCGAAACCATGCAGCATCTGAAAGGGAATCATTATGATATTGCCATTGTCCTGGATGCTGATAATCAGACTGAACCGGATTTTCTCCTGAAAATAAATGATGCTTTTCAAAGCGGCTGCCGGGTTATTCAGGCTCACAGGGTGGCTAAAAATATGAATACAAATTTTGCTGTTCTGGATGCCATCAGTGAGGAAGTAAACAATCATTTATTCAGGAAAGCTCATCGTATATTGGGATTACCTGCCATCTTAATCGGTTCGGGAATGGCTTTTCCCTGGAAATTATTTCAGCAATTGATCTCAACCGCCAAAACTTCTTTCGAAGACAAGGAAATAGAATTTATGCTGCTTGAAAATGGCTACGACATTGATTATCTTGAAGATGCATACGTCTATGATGAAAAAGTACAGAATCATCAGGCTTTCGGGCGACAACGCACCCGCTGGATTTACTCTCAGATTTATTTTTTCAGGCTATACTTTATGAAATCCTTTCCTGCATTTTTCAAAAAAAACAAACGAGGTCTGGCCTTTCGTTCGTTTTCAACAGCACTGCCTCCCCGTGTAATTTTGCTTGCCGTACCTTTCCTTATGTTTATCCTTAATCTTTTCTTTCCTACTTCTCTCTGGCTTTCGCTCTGGGGAACAACCTTCCTTGCCTCCCTCCTAACCATCTTATTGTCAACGCCTAAGAAATTTTATAATATCCAAACCATTAAAGCCCTGATCTCACTTCCGCTTGCCTTTATTCTGATGCTGAAAGCCATTATCTTTTCCGGTAAGGCCAAAAAAGGATTTTTACACACGGGGCATACTGGGGCGGGGATGGATTAAAATGGACATAATTGAAATTTAGTTTAGACCAGTTTTTCACCCGGATATGATTAAACCATTCAATTTTCAATCTTCACCATGTCTTGGCTGTTACAGAACCTGAACCCCATAAGCAGCAGTATTCATCTTTCTCTCACTCTATAACATTTGTTTACTACACCTTATCATTTTCCAATCCTGAATTTTTGTAGTTTACGGTCAAATCTCTATTTTCGAACCTCTGCAAAAGCTTGAAAATCTGTTTTGATTCAAGGAAAAGATATTATAGTAACCGGTATTATTCACTGGGAATTACCTATCCGGAGTAATTGTCAGGATCTGGCATGGGAATTCTCGAAGCAAAACCGTGTTATCTATGTGTTTTATCCGCTCAATACTGCCACTAAAAATAATGAAAATGCCCGGAAAAGGCTGGAGATAAGTAAAAGTCCTGAAAAAGGGCTGGTAAAAGTAAATGACAACTTTTATCTGCTTTATACCCCGACAGTCCTGTTTTCAATTAATTGGCTACCTAAAGGATTGATTTTCAGTATTTTTAATTTTATCAATGCCTGGTTGTTTTGCCGCGACATCAAAAA from Sphingobacteriales bacterium harbors:
- a CDS encoding glycosyltransferase family 2 protein, with amino-acid sequence MLKNYPKVSIITVNFRQNLTTLEFLKSIFSITYPNFEVLVVDNGSLAYPAEFVTQYPDIKLIVSRENKGFAGGNNLAIKESTGEYLLFINNDTEVEKGFLEPLVERAVSSPDVGMVSPKIIFFHDKKTIQYAGYTALNPMTMRNKTIGAGQTDNGNFDKACPTAYAHGAAMLVPGKVIEAAGTMDESFFLYYEELDWAIRIKKAGFTIWYEPQSVVYHKESVSTGRNSPLKTYYMNRNRIRLLRKHFKPLQVLTGLIYLFSVALVKNMIIFLVKGEKENMKSLLNAYGLLKQKLC
- a CDS encoding O-antigen ligase family protein, coding for MIYNKKTVSEYIRSPLVLFALLIVLAITAYFFSKISIPLILLLISIPLIVVYFFYIVQNPSLGLITIVIFSFIIPGISRYLPGENKLGLIIDALLVLTYIACLFNGKIFKNKHHLIKIDLLLLSVFWMLYNILQLFNPYTAYAGAWFAVVRPIALYLLLALPLASMLIVNNRTFNIILIIWGIFSILGTIKAALQIYIGLDQYEQIWFNEVGYLTHFVNNHLRAFSFYTDAGQFGAAQGHAAVIGFIMMTAVKNKRLKFFYALMGLSGLYGMILSGTRGAVFVPYIAALAYVILRKNIRMALLALFLSAMAFGFLKFTYIGNQNYFIYRMRTAFDPNDASLQVRIENQRLFKQYLRDKPFGGGVGMAGYWGQHYGVDSPLARIATDSWYVQIWAEEGIIGLILYLSILIYILAKGSYIIMFRLKNEENITKMIALMAGLAGVAVASYGNNVIGQIPTSFLTYFSIAFIFGAQELENELNQKQLTS
- a CDS encoding glycosyltransferase family 2 protein encodes the protein MLITISLHSVPDFIQLILLLYFLFSALYFLVFAIAGNFSYRKHFPKASKLNKIAVLIPAYREDAVILHTVRHALKLNYPGDLYDVIIAADHLQPETLQQLSETQAIVVELNLNQSSKAKALTETMQHLKGNHYDIAIVLDADNQTEPDFLLKINDAFQSGCRVIQAHRVAKNMNTNFAVLDAISEEVNNHLFRKAHRILGLPAILIGSGMAFPWKLFQQLISTAKTSFEDKEIEFMLLENGYDIDYLEDAYVYDEKVQNHQAFGRQRTRWIYSQIYFFRLYFMKSFPAFFKKNKRGLAFRSFSTALPPRVILLAVPFLMFILNLFFPTSLWLSLWGTTFLASLLTILLSTPKKFYNIQTIKALISLPLAFILMLKAIIFSGKAKKGFLHTGHTGAGMD